In Thermofilaceae archaeon, one genomic interval encodes:
- a CDS encoding sugar phosphate isomerase/epimerase family protein, protein MRISICNEVLPLPWEKALEVAAGLGFEGVEVAPYTLASNVRQIPRAERVKLLEAAQSFSLEICGLHWLLVSPPGLHLAHPDPAVRERTVEYMGELARFCADLNGRVMVLGSPKQRSTLPGQSREDAWVLLRDSLFRACRYAEDLGVVIALEPLARHLTDMVNTLGEAVRMVEEVGSPALRVNLDVYSMTDEGRPYGEIIREAGPLLAHFHANDTNGLAPGSGSADYREILSALRSVGYGGWLSIEILGSVEDPLEAARMGLRHLRSLLAAP, encoded by the coding sequence GTGAGGATCTCCATCTGCAACGAGGTCCTCCCCCTCCCGTGGGAGAAGGCCTTAGAGGTAGCCGCGGGGCTGGGCTTCGAGGGGGTTGAGGTAGCCCCCTACACGCTGGCCTCTAACGTGAGGCAGATCCCACGCGCGGAGCGGGTTAAGCTTCTAGAGGCGGCGCAGAGCTTCAGCCTCGAGATCTGCGGGCTCCACTGGCTCCTCGTTTCGCCGCCGGGCCTCCACCTGGCCCACCCCGACCCCGCGGTCAGAGAGAGGACGGTGGAGTACATGGGCGAGCTAGCCCGCTTCTGCGCAGACCTGAACGGCAGGGTAATGGTTCTGGGCTCGCCGAAGCAGCGCAGCACCCTACCCGGTCAAAGCCGCGAGGACGCGTGGGTCCTGCTGAGGGACAGCTTGTTCCGCGCCTGCAGGTACGCCGAGGACTTGGGCGTGGTGATCGCGCTGGAGCCTCTCGCCCGCCACCTCACCGACATGGTCAACACCCTCGGTGAGGCTGTGAGAATGGTGGAGGAGGTGGGCTCGCCGGCCCTGCGAGTCAACCTGGACGTCTACAGCATGACCGACGAGGGGAGGCCCTACGGGGAGATCATCCGCGAAGCCGGCCCGCTGCTGGCGCACTTCCACGCGAACGATACCAACGGGCTAGCCCCCGGCTCGGGGTCGGCCGACTACCGGGAAATCCTCTCAGCGCTGAGAAGCGTGGGCTACGGAGGGTGGTTGTCGATCGAGATCCTCGGGAGTGTTGAGGACCCTCTAGAGGCCGCTAGGATGGGTTTGCGCCACCTTCGATCGCTCCTCGCCGCGCCCTAA
- a CDS encoding MFS transporter, whose product MKASTPAVEQDSWRLARLWAAMFFLYAGTGSANPLLPVYMSWRGLADVEIGYLASLAASISLAATLLISYFSDVIGGRSSLQALLCLASASAVVAYTAATGFAHFALLHPLYIALAFSTMSLSAAVAMDYLDQAKRGAGFGAMRTSGAAGWIVGTLAGGYSAQVWGFHASFAFSAAFFTISALLYGPGLPRLAARGEGSRKLDLGALRRGDVLSVVAAITVASIANPAYYTFLPLYMTQGLHASKLLASLAFTVTPLAEIPAMILLGSLSDRVGRRKVIAVCLAAYPVRFMLTGLLRNPLLVIAAQLLHGLTFGGLYVVTVAYLTEQMTGAAGVASSIFPVASNVGNMVGGYLLGVLLSTYGFTTMYLAAAAISSLAIPLLYARVRINFK is encoded by the coding sequence GTGAAAGCCAGCACTCCAGCAGTAGAACAGGACTCCTGGCGTTTAGCCAGGCTCTGGGCGGCCATGTTCTTCCTCTACGCGGGGACCGGCTCGGCTAACCCGCTCCTCCCCGTCTACATGAGCTGGAGGGGTCTCGCCGACGTTGAGATCGGGTACCTGGCGTCGCTTGCGGCCTCCATCTCGCTGGCCGCCACGCTCCTCATCAGCTACTTCTCCGACGTGATCGGGGGGCGCAGCTCGCTCCAAGCCCTGCTCTGCCTAGCTTCGGCTTCAGCAGTCGTAGCGTACACCGCGGCCACGGGCTTCGCCCACTTCGCCCTCCTGCACCCCCTCTACATCGCACTGGCCTTCTCGACGATGTCTCTGAGCGCGGCCGTAGCGATGGACTACCTCGATCAAGCGAAAAGGGGGGCGGGCTTCGGCGCGATGAGAACCTCGGGCGCCGCCGGCTGGATCGTCGGTACGCTGGCGGGAGGCTACTCGGCGCAGGTGTGGGGCTTCCACGCCTCCTTCGCCTTCTCCGCAGCCTTCTTCACGATTTCCGCGCTCCTCTACGGCCCGGGGCTCCCGCGGCTCGCGGCTCGCGGTGAAGGGAGCAGGAAGCTCGACCTCGGGGCACTGAGGCGGGGCGACGTGCTGTCCGTTGTGGCTGCGATAACCGTTGCTTCCATCGCGAACCCTGCCTACTACACCTTCCTGCCGCTCTACATGACTCAGGGGCTCCACGCGTCCAAGCTGCTCGCCTCCCTCGCCTTCACAGTAACCCCTCTCGCCGAGATCCCAGCCATGATCCTGCTCGGCTCTCTCTCCGATAGGGTGGGGCGCAGGAAGGTCATTGCAGTCTGCCTAGCTGCCTACCCTGTCCGCTTCATGCTCACTGGCTTACTTCGAAACCCCCTACTCGTCATAGCGGCACAGCTCCTCCACGGCTTAACCTTTGGTGGGCTATACGTCGTCACCGTGGCATACTTGACCGAGCAGATGACCGGCGCAGCCGGAGTGGCCTCCAGCATCTTCCCCGTAGCCTCCAACGTTGGTAACATGGTAGGGGGCTACCTGCTCGGCGTGCTCCTATCAACGTACGGTTTCACAACCATGTACCTGGCCGCCGCAGCCATCTCCAGCCTGGCCATACCGCTGCTCTACGCTCGGGTTCGGATCAATTTTAAGTAG
- a CDS encoding MFS transporter, which yields MHAYVVSYAASLLQALFLPVLSLYASYLGLSEAEVGVLAGVSLFLYVPSALLSEFIVRKHGYRRPTSASLALIALSYAMLSAARTPVQLAFAAGMVSLAYGIFWPSVEKAVSAQRGSVHAFSVSWSAGSLTGALSIAPLLNLGFQALYAICAATALALTPLPLRFKGRSEEKSAARASLRGMWKSWLLCVGYSTSAGGLLTFYPLVSERLGLPSYSVSLATFSMMAGRTAAFYASGRLKLPALLSLPLLLAVAASPWSSSIPLHALLAAAAGVGQSLIYTLALEGVFNAGGAYTSVFEATIGLGYALGPLIGAAARLLGFEALAASAAAAAALSLPPLAFRARRGAIEGGANPS from the coding sequence GCATCGCTCCTGCAGGCGCTATTCCTACCCGTCCTCTCGCTGTACGCCAGCTATCTCGGCTTGAGCGAGGCGGAGGTGGGTGTCCTGGCGGGGGTCAGCCTCTTCCTCTACGTCCCCAGCGCCCTCCTCTCCGAGTTCATCGTCCGCAAGCACGGCTACCGGCGGCCGACATCCGCCTCCCTCGCTCTCATCGCCCTCAGCTACGCGATGCTGTCCGCCGCCCGCACGCCGGTCCAGCTCGCCTTCGCCGCGGGGATGGTTTCCCTCGCCTACGGCATCTTCTGGCCCAGCGTCGAGAAAGCCGTTTCGGCTCAGAGGGGCTCGGTGCACGCCTTCTCCGTGTCGTGGAGCGCGGGCTCCCTAACGGGAGCGCTCTCCATCGCGCCGCTGCTCAACCTCGGCTTCCAAGCGCTATACGCGATCTGCGCGGCCACAGCCCTAGCTCTAACCCCTCTCCCGCTCCGCTTCAAGGGGCGGAGCGAGGAGAAAAGCGCTGCTCGAGCCAGCCTGCGTGGGATGTGGAAGTCCTGGCTCCTCTGCGTAGGCTACTCAACGAGCGCCGGAGGGCTGCTCACCTTCTACCCCCTCGTTAGTGAGCGCCTGGGCCTGCCCAGCTACAGCGTCTCTCTAGCCACCTTCTCGATGATGGCTGGGAGAACCGCCGCCTTCTACGCGTCTGGCCGCCTCAAGCTCCCCGCCCTGCTCAGCCTACCCCTGCTGCTGGCCGTCGCTGCCTCACCGTGGAGCTCGAGCATCCCCCTGCACGCGCTGCTGGCGGCGGCAGCCGGCGTAGGGCAGAGCCTCATCTACACGCTAGCGCTGGAGGGCGTGTTCAACGCGGGTGGGGCCTACACCTCCGTTTTCGAAGCTACCATCGGGCTCGGCTACGCGCTGGGCCCCCTGATCGGAGCAGCCGCTAGACTGCTCGGCTTCGAAGCGCTAGCCGCTTCAGCTGCCGCGGCAGCGGCGCTGTCCCTACCCCCCTTAGCGTTTAGGGCGCGGCGAGGAGCGATCGAAGGTGGCGCAAACCCATCCTAG
- a CDS encoding helix-hairpin-helix domain-containing protein — protein sequence MAESGVIVSPREMGRGVVEVLRRIGVPVRFEEMGVVDFRVGSVGIKRLTAEEFERLTAERGARGLAEELAEAGVLVIVVEGGLDTERRHLAEAAATLALSGVSVVSTSGAEETAYVVYAFYRRMTARRRSYLPPSKLRRGSPRNLAEVQISLLTSVPGIGRETARKLLLHFKTPRRALTAPFHELEKVIGRAKARKLTDALDTIYPRALGEGSLTGGYDQPP from the coding sequence GTGGCGGAGAGCGGTGTAATCGTGAGCCCGCGTGAGATGGGGCGCGGCGTCGTTGAGGTACTGAGGAGGATTGGAGTGCCAGTCCGCTTCGAGGAGATGGGAGTGGTGGACTTCAGGGTAGGCTCCGTGGGAATCAAGAGGCTTACGGCAGAGGAGTTTGAAAGGCTTACCGCCGAGAGGGGGGCTCGCGGGCTGGCTGAAGAGCTCGCTGAGGCCGGTGTTCTGGTGATCGTGGTTGAAGGGGGGCTCGATACCGAGCGGAGGCACTTGGCTGAGGCTGCTGCAACCCTGGCGCTGAGCGGTGTGAGCGTTGTGAGCACGAGCGGGGCGGAGGAGACCGCCTACGTCGTCTACGCCTTCTACAGGAGGATGACCGCCCGCAGGAGGAGCTACCTGCCCCCCTCGAAGCTGAGGAGGGGGAGCCCCAGGAACCTCGCCGAGGTGCAGATCTCGCTCCTCACCTCGGTACCCGGGATCGGGAGGGAGACGGCGCGCAAGCTACTGCTGCACTTCAAGACGCCTCGCAGGGCGCTGACGGCCCCCTTCCACGAGCTCGAGAAGGTTATCGGCAGGGCGAAAGCGAGGAAGCTAACCGACGCGCTCGACACGATCTACCCCCGAGCTCTCGGCGAGGGGTCCTTAACCGGAGGGTACGATCAACCCCCCTAA
- a CDS encoding polysaccharide deacetylase family protein, which translates to MRVGHNELSSELWRVYVLEREKAAERDPHGRVLAKSLGGDPAEPIVSEFLHERGFHVEWPKGKRFAVCLTHDVDWAYPPSRHTDRVLHGKGKNTPLRAKLLWRLGSISGWRLYNPYSLDRVVEVEREFSAVSSLMVKATPKEWLDERYEDFYSLDFLAGRLEGLTDEGWEVGLHAGYASYNDSGRLAREKALLESALSGYRVVGVRMHYLRFAYPDTWLAVEAAGFKYDTTLAFPDRPGFRNGMCYPFHPVVDDRVLGMLEIPLAVMDTTFWGYMRVQPGEAFEMIKGLVYRVEKLSGVLTVLWHNNTFCELLYGEWGRMYRSLLSFLKSRGAWLTNCLSLWEYWVDNYG; encoded by the coding sequence ATGCGCGTGGGACATAACGAGTTAAGCAGCGAACTATGGAGGGTATACGTTCTGGAGAGGGAGAAAGCCGCAGAAAGGGATCCGCACGGTCGAGTGCTGGCTAAAAGCCTTGGCGGCGACCCTGCTGAGCCTATAGTCTCCGAGTTCCTGCATGAGAGAGGTTTCCACGTCGAGTGGCCGAAGGGAAAGCGCTTCGCCGTTTGCTTGACGCACGACGTTGATTGGGCGTACCCTCCATCCAGGCATACCGATAGAGTGCTGCACGGGAAGGGGAAAAACACTCCACTTCGAGCGAAGTTGCTGTGGAGGCTGGGCTCGATCAGCGGATGGCGCCTATATAACCCCTACTCGCTGGACCGAGTTGTAGAGGTTGAGCGTGAGTTCTCAGCAGTATCGAGCTTAATGGTGAAGGCTACGCCGAAGGAGTGGCTTGACGAGAGGTACGAGGACTTTTACAGCCTGGACTTCCTGGCAGGGCGCCTCGAAGGGCTCACCGATGAGGGCTGGGAGGTCGGGCTTCACGCAGGTTATGCTTCCTACAACGACTCGGGAAGGCTGGCTAGGGAGAAGGCTCTCTTGGAGAGCGCGTTAAGCGGGTACAGGGTTGTGGGAGTGCGCATGCACTACCTGCGCTTCGCGTACCCCGACACTTGGCTGGCGGTTGAGGCGGCCGGCTTCAAGTACGATACGACGCTAGCCTTCCCAGACCGGCCGGGTTTTAGGAATGGGATGTGCTACCCCTTCCATCCGGTCGTCGATGACCGTGTGCTGGGCATGCTGGAGATCCCGCTGGCCGTCATGGACACCACTTTCTGGGGCTACATGCGCGTCCAGCCTGGAGAGGCGTTTGAGATGATCAAGGGGTTGGTCTACCGCGTGGAGAAGTTGAGCGGGGTTTTAACGGTGCTCTGGCACAACAATACTTTTTGCGAGCTACTCTACGGCGAGTGGGGTAGGATGTACAGAAGCCTGCTCTCCTTCCTTAAGAGTAGGGGCGCATGGCTGACAAATTGCCTGAGCTTGTGGGAGTACTGGGTGGACAACTACGGGTGA
- a CDS encoding nitroreductase family protein, with the protein MDFYEVVRRRRSIRAYKPDPVEDEKLLRVLEAARLAPSAANRQPWHFIVVRDPEVKEKLGKAYPREWFVKAPVIIVACADPTVAWRRRDGEEYWKVDVAIAMEHLVLAAANEGLGTCWIAAFDERAVKEALGIPEHIRVVALTPLGYPAEEKGPVTDRKPLDQIVHYDKW; encoded by the coding sequence GTGGACTTCTACGAGGTTGTGAGAAGGAGGAGGAGCATCCGCGCCTACAAGCCCGACCCTGTTGAGGATGAGAAGCTCTTGAGGGTGCTTGAAGCCGCTAGGCTGGCCCCTTCGGCCGCCAACAGGCAGCCGTGGCACTTCATCGTCGTGAGGGATCCGGAGGTCAAGGAGAAGCTGGGGAAGGCCTACCCTCGAGAATGGTTCGTGAAGGCCCCCGTCATCATCGTCGCCTGCGCCGATCCCACTGTCGCCTGGAGGAGGAGGGATGGGGAGGAGTACTGGAAGGTGGACGTGGCGATTGCGATGGAGCACCTCGTGCTCGCCGCAGCCAACGAGGGGTTGGGGACCTGCTGGATCGCCGCCTTCGACGAGCGCGCCGTGAAGGAGGCTCTAGGCATCCCCGAGCACATTCGCGTCGTCGCGTTGACGCCGCTCGGCTACCCCGCCGAGGAGAAGGGGCCCGTGACCGATAGGAAGCCCCTCGACCAGATCGTCCACTACGACAAGTGGTAG
- a CDS encoding nucleotidyltransferase domain-containing protein yields MHHEKGRGSELLAAAWRVADEVSSAFTGKRGVVGIVYLGGLARGYFDEHSDIDVVVYKRRGARLGWPREKEYEYRGFTIDLEVRDYERDLYKRWSFEERWVFLHALVRYDPYGLVRKLLELKVPLSEGERRRLLMEELSKAGWSLSDIDAWLHRGDPLSAHLAAITSLRHLLRALAVYNGVPPPPDKWLLHTAFSLGERPPQLNQLVQDVLLASSPTGFERRKAALRALESWLHARVRR; encoded by the coding sequence GTGCATCACGAGAAGGGGAGGGGCTCGGAGCTGCTTGCCGCAGCGTGGAGGGTTGCCGATGAGGTTTCCTCAGCCTTCACGGGTAAGAGGGGGGTTGTCGGCATCGTCTATTTAGGAGGTTTGGCGCGCGGGTACTTCGACGAGCACTCCGACATCGACGTGGTCGTGTACAAGAGGAGGGGCGCTAGGCTAGGTTGGCCCCGGGAGAAGGAGTACGAGTACAGGGGCTTCACGATCGATCTCGAGGTAAGGGACTACGAGAGGGATCTCTACAAGCGCTGGAGCTTTGAGGAGCGCTGGGTTTTCCTCCACGCGCTCGTCAGATACGACCCGTACGGGCTGGTGAGAAAGCTCCTCGAGCTGAAGGTGCCGCTGAGCGAAGGCGAGAGGCGGAGGCTTCTGATGGAGGAGCTGTCCAAGGCCGGGTGGAGCCTGAGCGACATCGATGCGTGGCTGCACAGGGGCGACCCGCTCAGCGCCCACCTCGCCGCAATCACCTCGCTGAGGCACCTCCTGCGCGCCCTCGCGGTTTACAACGGGGTCCCTCCGCCCCCTGACAAGTGGCTCCTGCACACCGCTTTCTCGCTGGGGGAGAGGCCACCGCAGTTGAACCAGCTGGTGCAGGATGTCCTTCTAGCTTCGAGCCCTACGGGGTTCGAGAGGAGGAAGGCGGCGCTGCGCGCGCTTGAGAGCTGGCTGCACGCGCGGGTTCGGAGGTGA
- a CDS encoding DUF4091 domain-containing protein, with protein sequence MDLKLAWVAVAVALLAALFAALLKRREGGAVKLVAFPAKPMERVFKDTPPPDEVQPLRLSAVRNEYVGSMFGVWSSEAVKGLRLETTDLVTEKGRIDSRNVKAFFVGSIPLTFNSPAPAEELERRAPCEIPDPILEELEEVDLEAGVTQPCYLRIYVPPDAEPGVYRGYVVAKARGFEARLEVVLTVHPVTLPGRRSLYVTNWFSVWNIAKHHGVELWSEEFWPIFERWVKFMSEYRQNVFWVPLETIRVYRSAEGYRFDFTIFDRYVEILLKYGADLIELTHVAGFKQWGGREIQLRSFDVVYGPGDVRSEPGEQVLPHLLGALEAHLREKGWLEKTVVHVADEPTEDGVEEWRRVSRLVKEHAPGLRRIDAVETTGFGGDLEIWVPTLHHYDQWMEEYEAARRQGAALWFYTCLNPQGRYPNRFIDFPLLKTRILHWINYAYDLKGFLHWGYNWWHGDPFKELNPQLPPGDTHIVYPGKRGPLPSLRLEAMRDGLEDYELFKLLEDEISAVKRELGGKALELPFERRALELCRRVVPSITGYARDPGKLLEVWEQVVRELVQLRERPLALVLTEPPEWEPIVWGPLMVLVRGVCEDGAEVEVNGKPVPVSNGYFATYAFPGRNGEIAVRVRKGGLEKVIVRRFSIKE encoded by the coding sequence ATGGATCTGAAGCTCGCTTGGGTTGCGGTGGCAGTGGCGCTGCTCGCCGCGCTCTTCGCAGCCCTCCTGAAGCGTAGAGAGGGTGGGGCGGTGAAGCTGGTCGCCTTCCCCGCCAAGCCGATGGAGCGGGTCTTCAAGGATACGCCTCCGCCGGACGAGGTGCAACCGCTCAGGCTCTCAGCGGTGAGGAACGAGTACGTCGGCAGCATGTTCGGCGTTTGGAGCAGCGAAGCCGTGAAGGGGCTTCGCCTCGAGACCACAGACCTCGTGACGGAGAAGGGGAGGATCGATTCGAGGAACGTGAAGGCCTTCTTCGTCGGCTCGATCCCGCTCACCTTCAACTCCCCAGCCCCGGCGGAGGAGCTGGAGAGGCGGGCGCCCTGCGAGATCCCCGACCCCATCCTCGAGGAGCTGGAGGAGGTGGATCTGGAGGCGGGCGTGACACAGCCCTGCTACCTACGCATCTACGTCCCACCCGACGCCGAGCCCGGCGTGTACAGGGGCTACGTTGTGGCTAAGGCGCGGGGCTTCGAAGCGAGGTTGGAGGTGGTGCTGACCGTGCACCCCGTGACGCTGCCGGGCAGGAGGAGCCTCTACGTCACCAACTGGTTCAGCGTCTGGAACATCGCCAAGCACCACGGCGTCGAGCTCTGGTCGGAGGAGTTCTGGCCGATCTTCGAGCGGTGGGTGAAGTTCATGAGCGAGTACCGGCAGAACGTATTCTGGGTCCCCCTCGAGACGATTAGGGTCTACAGGAGCGCTGAAGGCTACCGGTTCGACTTCACGATCTTCGACCGCTACGTGGAGATCCTGCTCAAGTACGGCGCGGATCTAATCGAGCTCACCCACGTTGCAGGCTTCAAGCAGTGGGGTGGGCGGGAGATCCAGTTGAGGAGCTTCGATGTCGTCTACGGGCCGGGCGACGTGAGGAGCGAACCCGGGGAGCAGGTGCTACCCCACCTGCTTGGAGCGCTAGAAGCTCACCTCCGCGAGAAGGGTTGGCTCGAGAAAACAGTGGTCCACGTCGCTGACGAGCCAACCGAGGACGGCGTCGAGGAGTGGAGGAGGGTCTCGAGGCTGGTCAAGGAGCACGCGCCCGGGCTCCGTAGGATCGATGCTGTCGAGACGACGGGCTTCGGCGGCGACCTCGAGATCTGGGTTCCCACGCTCCACCACTACGACCAGTGGATGGAAGAGTACGAGGCTGCGAGGAGGCAGGGGGCTGCGCTCTGGTTCTACACCTGCCTCAACCCTCAGGGCAGGTACCCGAACCGCTTCATCGACTTCCCCCTACTCAAGACGCGCATCCTACACTGGATCAACTACGCCTACGACCTCAAGGGCTTCCTCCACTGGGGCTACAACTGGTGGCACGGCGACCCCTTCAAGGAGCTGAACCCCCAGCTGCCGCCCGGCGACACGCACATCGTCTACCCGGGGAAGCGGGGGCCGCTGCCCAGCCTGAGGCTGGAGGCGATGAGGGACGGCCTAGAGGACTACGAGCTGTTCAAGCTCCTCGAGGATGAGATCTCGGCAGTGAAGAGGGAGCTGGGCGGGAAAGCCCTCGAGCTACCCTTCGAGCGGAGAGCGCTCGAGCTCTGCCGCAGGGTCGTCCCATCGATAACCGGCTACGCACGGGACCCCGGGAAGCTGCTGGAGGTCTGGGAGCAGGTGGTCAGGGAATTGGTTCAGCTGAGGGAGAGGCCTCTAGCCCTCGTCCTCACCGAGCCGCCGGAGTGGGAGCCGATCGTCTGGGGGCCGCTCATGGTCCTCGTGAGGGGGGTTTGCGAGGATGGGGCTGAAGTGGAGGTGAACGGGAAGCCCGTGCCGGTGAGCAACGGCTACTTCGCCACCTACGCCTTCCCCGGCCGCAACGGTGAAATCGCCGTGAGAGTGCGGAAGGGCGGCCTCGAGAAGGTGATCGTCCGGAGGTTCTCGATAAAGGAGTAG
- a CDS encoding dihydrolipoyl dehydrogenase, with product MRGRALPELEYSAPRLLQWGWVKPVDAKAGGLILPYWGPPFSMVKHYDVVAFGTGSAMNIVSALLARGYRGRVAVIERDMVGGICLMRGCIPSKMLVEVARNVRRVREVGKLGINVKLESVDFTRTMERVWRRISEESRMIEESLKRHPLIDLYQGTGTFIGEYTVDVAGREIEGDVFLLCLGSRPAVPNVPGIDEVEYHTSDSFFRELRELPRRTVVVGGGFVGLELGFFLAMMGSQVTILQRRDRILPEEEPEISELLRRDLSRYMDIRVNHEVVEFRRSGGRQIVVAENKLTGDNVEFEADLILIASGRRSNSDITRPEKTGVKVDEKGWIVVDEYLRTTKEGVWAFGDATGRLMFKHKANYESMIVYRNAFLGEQVKAEYHAVPHAVFTEPEVASVGMKEEEAAKKYDILVGFATYGETAKGEAMMAEDYFVKVILERETLRILGAHIVGPEASILIQEIVNLMYSDGTAAPIYRGMHIHPALSEVVERAFYHLHEPGEWKRHLHHGH from the coding sequence ATGCGAGGGCGAGCGCTACCTGAGCTTGAGTACTCCGCCCCCCGTTTGCTACAGTGGGGGTGGGTTAAACCGGTTGATGCGAAGGCCGGCGGCCTTATTTTACCCTACTGGGGTCCTCCTTTCTCGATGGTTAAACACTACGACGTGGTGGCCTTCGGCACAGGTTCTGCGATGAACATCGTTTCAGCGCTGCTTGCGAGGGGCTACAGGGGGAGGGTGGCGGTCATCGAGAGGGACATGGTCGGCGGGATCTGCCTGATGAGAGGTTGCATACCGTCCAAGATGCTGGTGGAGGTCGCGAGGAACGTCAGGAGGGTAAGGGAGGTGGGCAAGCTCGGCATCAATGTAAAGCTGGAATCTGTCGATTTCACCCGAACGATGGAGAGGGTTTGGCGCAGAATCTCCGAGGAGAGCAGGATGATCGAGGAGTCGCTTAAACGGCACCCGCTCATCGACTTGTACCAGGGGACAGGCACGTTCATCGGCGAGTACACGGTGGACGTGGCTGGGAGGGAGATCGAGGGGGATGTTTTCCTCCTCTGCCTCGGCTCGAGACCGGCCGTCCCCAACGTACCGGGGATCGATGAGGTGGAGTACCACACATCCGACAGCTTCTTTCGCGAATTAAGGGAGTTGCCCCGGCGGACCGTTGTCGTGGGTGGGGGCTTCGTCGGCCTGGAGCTCGGCTTCTTCCTCGCTATGATGGGGAGCCAGGTGACGATCCTGCAGAGGAGGGACAGGATCCTGCCCGAAGAGGAGCCAGAAATCTCTGAGCTCTTGAGGCGTGATCTCTCGCGCTACATGGACATACGGGTGAACCACGAGGTTGTCGAGTTCAGGAGGAGCGGGGGGCGCCAGATCGTTGTCGCCGAGAACAAGCTGACCGGGGATAACGTCGAGTTCGAAGCGGACCTGATCCTAATCGCAAGCGGCAGAAGGTCGAACAGCGACATCACGAGGCCCGAGAAGACCGGCGTGAAGGTCGATGAGAAGGGCTGGATCGTCGTTGATGAGTACTTGAGGACGACGAAGGAGGGGGTGTGGGCCTTCGGCGACGCGACTGGCAGGCTGATGTTCAAGCACAAGGCCAACTACGAGAGCATGATCGTTTACCGGAACGCCTTCCTCGGCGAGCAGGTGAAGGCCGAGTACCACGCGGTCCCCCACGCGGTGTTCACGGAGCCGGAGGTCGCGAGCGTGGGTATGAAGGAGGAGGAAGCCGCGAAGAAGTACGATATCCTCGTTGGGTTTGCGACCTACGGCGAAACCGCTAAGGGGGAGGCTATGATGGCGGAGGACTACTTCGTCAAGGTGATCCTCGAGCGCGAAACCCTAAGGATACTGGGGGCCCACATCGTGGGGCCCGAGGCTTCGATCCTGATCCAGGAGATCGTCAACCTGATGTACTCCGACGGAACGGCCGCGCCGATCTACCGGGGGATGCACATACACCCGGCGCTATCCGAAGTCGTCGAGCGAGCCTTCTACCACCTGCACGAGCCGGGGGAGTGGAAGAGGCATTTACACCACGGCCACTAG